AAAATTAGCGCCCTCAGCAGGTAAACCACGTCCGTTGTTTGCGTGCACAGGGGACTGCTGAGAGAGGTGTGAGCGCTTACAACAAGTTAACCCTTCGGGAGAGCCCTACCACTCACCACTGATGTTCTCCCGGCGCTTCTTCAGCGTAGTTTCGTTCAGCCTCCGCCTTTGACTATCCTTGGATTCCATCATCCGGCGGAATTCGTGCCGCGACTTCTTACTCATGTGCGCAGCGGACTGCGATAGATCCAACTTCAGCGGTGGTGGCTCACTTAGGGCGAAGCCTTTGGCGACTGCGGCGAGGTCGAGGTTGTGAATGTCAAAAACGTTTTTTAACTGAGAGCTGCTGTAGCTGAGCAAATAGCCCTCATACGCGAGGCGTGCGGAGCTGCGCAGGTAGTAGTTGGCACTCACAAGCTGCTCCAGCTGCTCAGCTACATTTCCCTTCACCTTATTAAGATCAAATGTGTACTCACTCACTGACACATGGGCGTCGTCGTGCAGATACTTTAGAAACAGTTTCTCctggggaagaagaaacataagagcattcCCTCTGCGACCAGCACGGGCGGTACGGCCAACGCGATGGACGTACTTGACGGGGTCGTCAGGTGGGTCAAATTGAACGATCCAATCAACCTGCGGAATGTCGAGACCACGGGCAGCTACATCTGTGGTAAAGAGCACGCCGCTAGGGGCGTTACAAAACTGCATGTACGTGGCCGAACGctggtgttgtttttgttttccgtgAAAGGCAACGCAAGGAACATCGATGTAGTTAAACAACTCGCAGTGAAAACTAACAGCATTGCGACTGCTGAAGAAAACGattactttcttcttcagaTTCCGCCTGACAAAGTGATACAGTACAAGCAACCGCTGCTGTGAAGGACAAATAACATAACCCTGTTCCAACGTGTCAACGGTTGCCTTGTCCTCCTTACGCTTCATTGAAATGAACAGGGGTGGTCGGTAGAACGACACGCGAGCCAACTGTTCGACCCTAGTTGTTTGAGTCGCAGAAAACAAGAACGTTTGTCGCTGCCTGGGCAGTAAAGAAACAATTTCTCGCATATCATCTTCAAATCCGTTGTCAAGCACACGATCCGCCTCATCGACGGCCAAAACGAGTAAATTCTTTGTTAACCAATCCGTTGTAAGCTTAAGATGATCCAAGAGACGCCCAGGGGTGGCCATCACAACCATCATGCCACTCACAAGTTTAAACGCCTCTTGCTTCCGACTTATTCCGCCTATGCAACAGAGGAACGTTACCGATCCGTTAAAGTGTTTgagcagcttcagcagcacTCCTTCAATCTGGAGACACAGCTCACGCGTTGGCCCAATGATGATTGCAGCCGTTCCGCTTCGCTGACGAAAACCCACGCGCGTGATGATCTCCACTATTGGGATAAGAAAAGCTAAAGTTTTACCAGAGCCTGTCTTTGCCTCTGCAAGGAGATCTCGACCGGCAAGGGCAGCAGGAATGCATCGTCCCTGAATGCCTGTCAGCTCCTGGAACTTGAAGTCATTCTCCAATGCAGTTACTATGTGAGGATTTAACTTCAGCGACCTGTAGTCGGAAACAGGGGGATACTTCTCTCGGTCCCTTGAAACTTTAATTGGCGGACCGTTGGTTTCAGGTTGCTCTAACTTCCCCGGTTCCTCTTCTCGTTGCCTTTTACGACGTCCAGACGTTTCCCCCTCAACATCATGCATGGATGCCGCCTTTTCTTCATCCACTGGGTACTCCTGCTGTTCTTCCccaccttcttcaccaacaAAGGTAAGGGTTTCGTCGTCCGCCTCAGTTGCTTGACTTATCCTACGTTTCGGGCGATGGCGTCGCATGCGCCTCCGTTTCTTCTCCGGTATCTCCTCCGCAGAGCCTACGTCATCCACACCCATAGTGCAACTCTGCTGCCAACTTCCTGCCGTTACAAACTTTACACAGAACCCCCGCAAAAGTTCACCTTTTATTTAACTTTGCGTCTCCATCGGTAAGCGCGCAAGGTGGGGCACAAGGATACGCGTAGCaagtagaaaaacaaaaatggatACAATAGAGTAGTTAAACGGCGCGTAAAGCTGTAAAACAAAAGCGCAAGCACACATAACAGTAGAAACGATAAGCCTTTTTAACACAAGCACTCACCATAATCACCGTGTGGTAAATGTCCGAAGATATAACGCCAGAAGGCAGGAAAAGCAGAGAACGCAGTGCCCCGCTACTTGGATTCATCCGCTCGACTAGTAAAGGAAGAGGGCCACAACACCACAACACGCCCTCAATAACGTAATGACGCGGAACCTCCAGGTAGCCAAGCGGTATGGCACTCCCGAGTTCGTTTGACCACCCGATTCCGGGCAATAATGCGCCACCACCACGCGTACACAGCAAGGGGGACAATTGCTGATGCAAGAAACGAAGATAATATaacataatataatatatatatatatcgagCCATAAACTACAGTAACCACCATACGTGATGGCATTACCCGCGACAACAGTGGCGCGAGCCATGAGTCAGCCGCATGGTAAATGCGGGAGGGTGGTGGGCACTGGAAGAACATTAACCTTTGTCCCCACCCCTTTTTCCGAAACCAGCACGcagcttttaaaaaatatacaaacaaGCTCCGGCGTAACAACTATGGACTCACAAAACTAATTAGCTCTGCGATACTAAGAATTTTCCCACAGCCCTGCTCTTTCTTCACATCTTCACCGCTACTGCTTTGGTGCACATCCACATACAAACCTAGCCGCATGTCAGATGGCGCACGGCATCCCCTAATAAGTGGCCACGGGGGCTGGGCAGCGTCAAAATCCTTCATGTGGGAGCGGTCAGA
This region of Trypanosoma brucei gambiense DAL972 chromosome 10, complete sequence genomic DNA includes:
- a CDS encoding ATP-dependent DEAD/H RNA helicase, putative, whose product is MGVDDVGSAEEIPEKKRRRMRRHRPKRRISQATEADDETLTFVGEEGGEEQQEYPVDEEKAASMHDVEGETSGRRKRQREEEPGKLEQPETNGPPIKVSRDREKYPPVSDYRSLKLNPHIVTALENDFKFQELTGIQGRCIPAALAGRDLLAEAKTGSGKTLAFLIPIVEIITRVGFRQRSGTAAIIIGPTRELCLQIEGVLLKLLKHFNGSVTFLCCIGGISRKQEAFKLVSGMMVVMATPGRLLDHLKLTTDWLTKNLLVLAVDEADRVLDNGFEDDMREIVSLLPRQRQTFLFSATQTTRVEQLARVSFYRPPLFISMKRKEDKATVDTLEQGYVICPSQQRLLVLYHFVRRNLKKKVIVFFSSRNAVSFHCELFNYIDVPCVAFHGKQKQHQRSATYMQFCNAPSGVLFTTDVAARGLDIPQVDWIVQFDPPDDPVKYVHRVGRTARAGRRGNALMFLLPQEKLFLKYLHDDAHVSVSEYTFDLNKVKGNVAEQLEQLVSANYYLRSSARLAYEGYLLSYSSSQLKNVFDIHNLDLAAVAKGFALSEPPPLKLDLSQSAAHMSKKSRHEFRRMMESKDSQRRRLNETTLKKRRENISGEW
- a CDS encoding T. brucei spp.-specific protein, translated to MARATVVAGNAITYGGYCSLWLDIYIYYIMLYYLRFLHQQLSPLLCTRGGGALLPGIGWSNELGSAIPLGYLEVPRHYVIEGVLWCCGPLPLLVERMNPSSGALRSLLFLPSGVISSDIYHTVIMVSACVKKAYRFYCYVCLRFCFTALRAV